One window of the Salvia miltiorrhiza cultivar Shanhuang (shh) chromosome 6, IMPLAD_Smil_shh, whole genome shotgun sequence genome contains the following:
- the LOC130990000 gene encoding auxin-responsive protein SAUR32-like produces the protein MQEDRKMKVKKGWLAVQVGLDDEDGGFQRFSIPISYLYHPLFQKLLDKAREVYGYNTAGPLMLPCSVEDFLHLRWRIEKESTGSHHHHHHRHRHQLPAPSLSFHSC, from the coding sequence ATGCAAGAGGATAGGAAGATGAAGGTGAAGAAAGGTTGGCTGGCGGTGCAGGTGGGATTAGACGATGAAGACGGCGGATTTCAGAGATTTTCGATTCCGATTTCCTACCTATACCACCCGCTCTTTCAGAAGCTTCTAGACAAGGCGCGTGAGGTCTACGGCTACAACACGGCCGGCCCCTTGATGCTGCCCTGCTCCGTCGAGGATTTTCTGCATCTGCGGTGGCGGATAGAGAAGGAATCCACCGGtagccaccaccaccatcaccatcGCCACCGCCATCAGCTCCCGGCTCCTTCTTTATCGTTTCACTCTTGTTAA
- the LOC130990001 gene encoding CBS domain-containing protein CBSCBSPB3-like, with translation MSGVIGPTAATRRNSMAQKRNPSSTVKRSSGPSSENGSAANGTNVKPSSPPHLSTAGERTVKKLRLSKALTIPEGTTVLDACRRMAARRVDAVLLTDANALLSGIVTDKDIATRVIAEELRPEQTLISKVMTRNPTFVSSDSLAIDALQKMVQGKFRHLPVVENGEVIAILDITKCLYDAISRMEKAAEQGSAIAAAVEGVERQFGSNFSASSALIETLRERMFKPSLSTIISETSRVATVSPSDPVYVAAKRMRESRVNSVLIMTGNNIQGILTSKDILMRVVAQNLSPELTLVEKVMTSDPECTTLDTTILDALHIMRDGKFLHLPVVDKDGTVAACVDVLQITHAAISMLENSSGTVNDAANTVMQKFWDSALNLEPADECDTQSEMSMSQYVPSDAIEHLKPSYPVGNSFSFKLKDHKGRMHRFILVTESLAELVSAVMQRVGVSNDQNRPQLLYEDDEGDKVLLTTDGDLAGAVAHAKSVGQKVLRIHLEYYDSSQETRELSSATAATEAMATKERKSNSLGYGIFAGAVAVTTIGVLVYLKRSKV, from the exons ATGAGCGGTGTGATTGGTCCGACGGCGGCAACGAGACGCAACAGTATGGCCCAGAAGCGCAACCCCTCCTCCACCGTGAAGCGGTCTTCGGGGCCTTCATCGGAGAACGGCTCCGCCGCTAATGGCACCAACGTCAAGCCCTCTTCCCCTCCTCACTT GTCTACTGCTGGTGAGAGAACAGTGAAGAAGCTTCGGTTATCCAAGGCACTCACAATTCCCGAGGGGACCACTGTATTAGATGCCTGTAGAAGAATGGCCGCCAGACGTGTTGATGCTGTTCTTCTCACTGATGCTAATGCTTTACTTTCAGGAATTGTCACTGATAAG GACATAGCGACGAGGGTTATAGCAGAAGAGTTGAGACCCGAGCAGACATTAATTTCAAAAGTTATGACAAGAAACCCAACTTTTGTGAGCTCAGATTCTCTGGCTATTGATGCATTGCAGAAGATGGTCCAAG GGAAATTTAGGCATCTTCCAGTAGTTGAGAATGGTGAAGTCATAGCAATATTAGATATTACTAAATGCCTTTACGATGCCATATCAAGAATGGAGAAAGCTGCAGAGCAGGGAAGTGCTATTGCAGCAGCAGTTGAAGGTGTTGAACGCCAATTTGGAAGCAACTTCTCTG CATCATCGGCTCTCATAGAAACACTTCGCGAACGCATGTTCAAACCTTCTCTGTCTACTATCATTTCCGAGACTTCCAG GGTTGCAACTGTATCGCCTTCGGACCCAGTTTATGTTGCTGCTAAAAGAATGCGGGAATCACGGGTCAATTCAGTTCTTATTATGACTGGAAACAACATTCAGGGGATACTCAC TTCAAAAGATATTCTTATGCGAGTTGTGGCTCAAAACCTCTCTCCTGAGCTTACTCTAGTGGAGAAG GTAATGACGTCCGACCCTGAATGTACAACACTAGATACAACTATTCTTGACGCACTGCACATAATGCGTGATGGGAAATTTTTACATCTTCCAGTTGTTGACAAAG ATGGAACTGTTGCAGCTTGTGTGGATGTTTTGCAGATCACTCATGCAGCAATTTCTATG CTCGAAAATAGCTCTGGTACAGTTAATGATGCAGCGAATACTGTGATGCAAAAATTTTGGGATTCAGCACTTAACTTGGAGCCCGCTGACGAGTGTGATACTCAAAG TGAGATGTCTATGTCCCAATATGTCCCATCAGATGCTATAGAACATTTGAAACCTTCTTACCCAGTTggaaattcattttcttttaaacTTAAGGACCATAAAGGACGTATGCACAGATTTATTCTGG TCACAGAGAGTTTAGCTGAACTTGTTTCGGCTGTTATGCAACGGGTGGGTGTATCTAATGATCAAAATCGCCCTCAACTTCTG TATGAAGATGATGAAGGTGACAAAGTTCTGCTTACAACGGATGGAGATTTGGCTGGTGCTGTTGCCCATGCAAAATCTGTGGGACAAAAG GTCTTGAGGATTCATTTGGAGTACTATGATTCGAGTCAAGAAACGAGAGAATTGTCATCTGCTACCGCGGCTACAGAAGCCATGGCTACAAAAGAGCGCAAATCAAACTCCCTCGGCTATGGGATATTTGCAGGAGCAGTTGCTGTGACCACCATCGGTGTACTGGTATATTTGAAGCGCTCAAAAGTATGA